In Rana temporaria chromosome 3, aRanTem1.1, whole genome shotgun sequence, a single window of DNA contains:
- the LOC120930987 gene encoding proteinase-activated receptor 1-like, which translates to MAIVMFLVKMKVRKPAVVYMLNLAIADTLLVIILPFYIVYRFLGNDWIFGEGMCRFVTAAYYCNMYCSVLLMTSISVDRFLAVVYPVRSLPWRTVSRAWLVCGAIWVISLASIVPLLIREQTWVYYNIDIIFCHDIQYIRSDPDFYFDYLITVISLFFFLPLFITTFCYIGIIRSLSRSQFDRTHKRSRAIRLSVIVLSVFVLCFGPSNVIYLMHSVQLYKDYDVSLYIPYFVSSGISTINCCLDPLIYYFASSEYKRYIYSFLRCKKDYRPPVK; encoded by the coding sequence ATGGCGATCGTCATGTTCCTGGTGAAGATGAAGGTCAGGAAGCCGGCAGTGGTCTACATGCTGAACCTCGCCATAGCAGATACCTTGCTTGTTATCATTCTGCCTTTTTATATTGTCTACAGATTCTTGGGAAATGACTGGATCTTCGGGGAAGGAATGTGTCGCTTTGTCACGGCAGCATATTACTGTAACATGTACTGCTCCGTCCTGCTCATGACAAGTATCAGTGTGGACCGTTTCCTGGCCGTAGTCTACCCGGTGCGGTCTCTCCCCTGGCGCACAGTGTCACGAGCCTGGCTGGTATGTGGTGCCATCTGGGTCATCTCATTGGCCAGCATTGTGCCTCTTCTCATAAGAGAACAAACCTGGGTATATTATAACATAGATATCATATTTTGCCATGATATTCAATACATTAGGTCTGATCCGGATTTCTATTTTGATTATTTGATCACTGTTATCtcacttttctttttcttaccATTATTCATCACAACTTTCTGTTACATTGGAATCATCCGCAGTCTCAGCAGATCACAATTTGATCGCACCCATAAGAGATCCCGAGCTATCCGTCTATCCGTGATTGTACTGAGTGTGTTTGTCCTTTGTTTTGGCCCCTCCAATGTCATCtatttaatgcattctgtgcagtTGTATAAGGATTATGATGTCTCTCTGTATATTCCCTACTTTGTCTCTTCCGGGATCAGCACCATCAACTGTTGTCTGGATCCTCTTATCTATTATTTTGCATCCTCTGAGTATAAGAGATACATCTACAGCTTTCTGCGCTGTAAGAAAGATTATCGCCCACCAGTAAAATAG